One window of Cohnella hashimotonis genomic DNA carries:
- the rplT gene encoding 50S ribosomal protein L20, with product MARVKGGFVTRRRRNRVLKLAKGYWGAKHRLFKKANEQVLKSLTYAYRDRRQTKRNFRKLWIVRINAAARQNGLSYSKLMFGLKLAGIEVNRKILADLAVNDITAFNSLAGTAKEKINA from the coding sequence ATGGCAAGAGTCAAAGGCGGGTTCGTAACGCGCCGCCGTCGCAATAGAGTTCTGAAGCTGGCTAAAGGTTACTGGGGCGCCAAGCACCGCCTCTTCAAGAAAGCCAACGAACAAGTTCTGAAGTCCCTGACGTATGCATACCGCGACCGTCGCCAGACGAAGCGCAACTTCCGCAAGCTGTGGATCGTGCGTATCAACGCAGCCGCTCGTCAGAACGGCCTTTCCTACAGCAAGCTGATGTTCGGCCTGAAGCTGGCCGGCATCGAAGTGAACCGCAAGATCCTCGCCGACCTGGCCGTGAACGACATCACCGCGTTCAACTCGCTGGCAGGCACCGCCAAAGAAAAAATCAACGCGTAA
- the rpmI gene encoding 50S ribosomal protein L35 gives MPKMKTHSSLKDRFKITGTGKVKRFKAYKNHLLSHKSGRQKRVLGTQPLLADGDVRRMKQQLANLK, from the coding sequence ATGCCTAAGATGAAAACCCACAGCAGCCTGAAGGACCGCTTCAAGATCACCGGCACCGGCAAGGTCAAGCGTTTCAAGGCTTACAAGAACCACTTGCTGTCCCACAAGTCCGGCCGCCAAAAGCGCGTTCTGGGTACGCAGCCGCTGCTGGCTGACGGCGACGTTCGCCGCATGAAGCAGCAACTGGCTAACCTGAAGTAA